A segment of the Bacillus pseudomycoides genome:
CAGGCATGTGAGTCCCCCTATTATATATTTCAATGAGATCACAAAGTTTTGTTAATTGCCGTAGTCCCTCTTCCCCACTATCTGATAGCATTTCACCTGCTGAAAATAGAAAAGCATGTTCTTCTTGATTTTTAACAGCATTACAAGAATCCTCTTTCATAAAAAATGTATGTTCATGTCCCAAACAGTCAGCTAAGTTTGCAACAAAATCGTAAATTCCATTCGTTCTTTTTCCATTTAGATAATCCGAAAAGTTTGATTCAGACATACCTAGCCTCTTAGCTAAACGTTTTCTTTTCAGTCCTTCTGCCTCAATATATCGATTCATATTCTGTACAACAAGTGGTAGGCTTATGAGAAAACACTAAAAATCTGTTTTCGCTCTCATCTTTTGTGCAGT
Coding sequences within it:
- a CDS encoding helix-turn-helix domain-containing protein, which translates into the protein MNRYIEAEGLKRKRLAKRLGMSESNFSDYLNGKRTNGIYDFVANLADCLGHEHTFFMKEDSCNAVKNQEEHAFLFSAGEMLSDSGEEGLRQLTKLCDLIEIYNRGTHMPEIQFVDLPQIIEENKIIKLEIENLMRKYL